Proteins co-encoded in one Hymenobacter swuensis DY53 genomic window:
- the rpoB gene encoding DNA-directed RNA polymerase subunit beta, translating into MQKLQAADERINFAKIKKVIEYPDFLDVQVRSFMDFFQLETAAENRTDEGLFKVFAENFPISDSRENFVLTFLDYHVDPPKYSVDECIDRGLTYSVPLKAKLRLVCNDSDNEDFETIEQEVFLGNIPYMTEKGSFVINGAERVIVSQLHRSPGVFFAQSKHTNGTKLYSARIIPFKGSWIEFATDVNNVMYAYIDRKKKFPVTTLLRAIGYGTDKDILDLFGLSEEVKADKKNLKKAVGRKLAARVLRTWTEDFVDEDTGEVVSIDRNEVLLERDSTIEEDDIDTILNAGAKSVILHRENVNIADYAIIYNTLQKDNSNSEKEAVEQIYRQLRNTEAPDEETARDIIQKLFFSDKRYDLGDVGRYRINKKLGIDTGWDARVLTNEDIVLIVKYLIGLINSKAIVDDIDHLSNRRVRTVGEQLYAQFGVGLARMARTIKERMNVRDNEDFKPVDLINARTLSSVINSFFGTNQLSQFMDQTNPLAEVTHKRRVSALGPGGLSRERAGFEVRDVHYTHYGRLCTIETPEGPNIGLISSLCVHARVNSMGFIETPYRTVENGKVDTTEHVKYLTAEEEDTHHIAQANARIDDEGNFINDLVKGRFEGDFPVVGPDEYSYMDVAPNQIVSVAASLIPFLEHDDANRALMGSNMQRQAVPLLKAEAPIVGTGLEGRVATDSRTLVVAEGNGVIDYVDANRIVVKYDLTEDDILVSFDAEKISYDLIKFRRTNQDTCINLTPLVKNGERVVKGQVLCEGYGTNKGELALGRNMQVAFMPWQGYNFEDAIVISEKVVRDDIFTSIHIEEFELEVRETKRGEEELTSEIPNVSEEAVRNLDDNGIIRLGAEVKEGDILIGKITPKGETDPTPEEKLLRAIFGDKAGDVKDASLKAPPSLQGVVIGTKLFSRPKKDKNLRAKSKKEVEELKDSYAKELRGIKSIMVEKLIQLLEGKTSQGIKHKFGDEILTKGVKFGKKNITEALFPEKNPYKDESNYAVPEEVNIFKDLVLEGWTADARVNGMVLQLVKNYAKRRNTITARFKRDRFTLEVGDELPAGIVQLAKVYIAKKRKLKVGDKMAGRHGNKGVVARIVRDEDMPFLPDGTPMDIVLNPLGVPSRMNIGQIYETVLGWAGLKLGRTYATPIFDGATEAEVSAELTEAGLPTFGRAYLHDGLTGQRFDQPVTVGVIYMLKLGHLVDDKMHARSIGPYSLITQQPLGGKAQFGGQRFGEMEVWALEAFGASNVLQEILTVKSDDVVGRAKAYEAIVKGDVLPKPNIPESFNVLIHELRGLALEITLD; encoded by the coding sequence GCTGACCTTCCTCGATTACCACGTTGACCCGCCCAAGTACTCGGTTGACGAGTGCATCGACCGCGGCCTCACGTATTCGGTTCCGCTGAAAGCCAAGTTGCGCCTAGTCTGCAATGACTCGGACAACGAGGATTTCGAAACAATTGAGCAGGAAGTGTTCCTCGGGAACATTCCCTACATGACCGAAAAGGGCTCGTTCGTTATCAACGGTGCTGAGCGCGTTATCGTATCGCAGCTGCACCGCTCGCCGGGCGTATTCTTCGCCCAGAGCAAGCACACGAACGGTACCAAGCTGTACTCGGCCCGGATCATCCCGTTCAAAGGCTCGTGGATTGAGTTTGCCACGGACGTGAACAACGTGATGTACGCGTATATCGACCGGAAGAAGAAATTCCCGGTTACGACGCTGTTGCGCGCCATCGGCTACGGCACCGACAAAGACATCCTCGACCTGTTCGGGCTGTCGGAGGAAGTGAAGGCCGATAAAAAGAACCTCAAGAAAGCCGTCGGCCGCAAGCTGGCCGCCCGGGTGCTGCGCACCTGGACGGAAGACTTCGTGGACGAGGACACCGGGGAAGTGGTTTCCATCGACCGGAACGAGGTATTGCTGGAGCGCGACTCCACCATCGAGGAGGACGACATCGACACGATCCTGAACGCCGGGGCCAAGTCGGTGATTCTGCACCGCGAGAATGTAAACATTGCCGACTACGCAATCATTTACAACACGCTGCAGAAGGACAACTCCAACTCGGAGAAAGAAGCCGTGGAGCAAATCTATCGTCAGCTCCGGAACACGGAGGCCCCCGACGAAGAGACGGCCCGCGACATCATCCAAAAGCTATTCTTCTCGGATAAGCGCTACGACCTCGGGGACGTAGGCCGCTACCGTATCAATAAGAAACTGGGTATTGACACCGGTTGGGACGCCCGCGTACTGACCAACGAGGACATTGTTCTCATCGTGAAATACCTGATCGGTCTGATCAACTCGAAGGCCATTGTCGATGACATTGACCACTTGAGTAACCGCCGCGTGCGCACCGTGGGCGAGCAGCTCTACGCCCAGTTCGGCGTGGGCCTGGCCCGTATGGCGCGTACCATTAAGGAGCGCATGAACGTGCGGGACAACGAGGACTTCAAGCCGGTTGATCTGATCAACGCCCGGACGCTGTCGTCGGTTATCAACTCGTTCTTCGGCACCAACCAGCTGTCGCAGTTCATGGACCAGACCAACCCACTGGCCGAGGTGACGCACAAGCGTCGCGTATCGGCACTGGGGCCGGGAGGTCTGTCGCGCGAGCGGGCTGGTTTCGAAGTACGTGACGTTCACTACACGCACTACGGCCGCCTCTGCACCATCGAAACGCCGGAAGGACCGAACATCGGTCTGATTTCGTCGCTTTGCGTGCACGCCCGGGTTAACTCGATGGGCTTCATCGAGACGCCTTACCGCACGGTAGAGAACGGCAAGGTGGATACCACCGAGCACGTGAAGTACCTGACCGCTGAGGAAGAAGACACCCACCACATCGCACAGGCTAACGCCCGGATCGACGACGAAGGCAACTTCATCAACGATTTGGTAAAAGGCCGTTTCGAGGGTGACTTCCCCGTGGTTGGTCCGGACGAGTACAGCTACATGGACGTAGCCCCGAACCAGATTGTATCGGTGGCTGCCTCGCTGATTCCGTTCCTGGAGCACGACGATGCTAACCGGGCACTTATGGGCTCGAACATGCAGCGCCAAGCAGTTCCGCTGCTGAAAGCCGAGGCTCCGATTGTGGGCACCGGTCTGGAAGGCCGCGTAGCTACCGACTCGCGCACGCTGGTAGTAGCTGAAGGCAACGGCGTAATCGACTACGTGGACGCCAACCGCATCGTCGTGAAATACGACCTGACGGAAGACGACATCCTCGTTAGCTTCGATGCTGAGAAGATTTCCTACGACCTGATCAAGTTCCGTCGTACCAACCAGGACACCTGCATCAACCTGACGCCGCTCGTGAAGAACGGCGAGCGGGTGGTGAAAGGCCAGGTTTTGTGCGAAGGCTACGGCACCAACAAAGGTGAGCTGGCTCTGGGCCGGAACATGCAGGTGGCGTTCATGCCGTGGCAGGGCTACAACTTCGAGGATGCCATTGTCATCTCGGAGAAAGTAGTGCGCGACGACATCTTCACTTCGATTCACATCGAAGAGTTTGAGTTGGAAGTGCGCGAAACTAAGCGCGGCGAAGAAGAACTGACCTCGGAAATTCCGAACGTGAGCGAAGAAGCTGTGCGTAACCTCGACGACAACGGTATCATCCGTCTGGGCGCCGAGGTGAAGGAAGGCGACATTCTGATCGGTAAGATTACGCCGAAGGGCGAAACCGACCCGACTCCGGAAGAGAAGCTGCTCCGCGCCATTTTCGGTGACAAAGCCGGCGACGTGAAGGATGCCTCGCTTAAGGCGCCACCGTCCCTGCAAGGTGTAGTTATCGGCACCAAGCTGTTCTCGCGTCCGAAGAAAGACAAAAACCTGCGGGCCAAGTCGAAGAAGGAAGTGGAAGAGCTGAAAGACTCGTACGCCAAGGAACTCCGCGGCATCAAGTCCATTATGGTTGAGAAGCTGATTCAGCTCCTGGAAGGCAAAACCTCCCAGGGTATCAAGCATAAGTTCGGCGACGAAATCCTGACCAAGGGCGTGAAATTCGGGAAGAAGAACATCACGGAAGCGTTGTTCCCCGAGAAGAACCCCTACAAGGACGAGAGCAACTACGCCGTGCCCGAGGAGGTGAATATCTTCAAGGACCTAGTACTGGAAGGCTGGACCGCCGACGCCCGAGTGAACGGTATGGTGCTGCAACTGGTGAAAAACTACGCCAAGCGCCGCAACACCATCACGGCTCGCTTCAAGCGCGACCGGTTTACGCTGGAGGTTGGCGACGAGCTGCCCGCCGGTATTGTACAGCTGGCCAAAGTTTACATCGCCAAGAAGCGTAAGCTGAAGGTGGGTGATAAAATGGCTGGTCGTCACGGTAACAAAGGGGTAGTGGCCCGCATCGTGCGTGATGAGGACATGCCTTTCCTGCCCGACGGCACGCCAATGGACATCGTGCTCAACCCGCTGGGTGTACCTAGCCGGATGAACATCGGTCAGATTTACGAGACGGTACTGGGCTGGGCCGGCCTCAAGCTGGGCCGCACCTACGCTACCCCGATTTTCGATGGTGCTACCGAAGCGGAAGTATCAGCCGAACTGACGGAAGCCGGGCTGCCGACCTTCGGCCGTGCGTACCTGCACGACGGCCTCACCGGCCAGCGTTTCGACCAGCCGGTAACGGTGGGTGTTATCTACATGCTGAAACTGGGTCACTTGGTGGATGACAAGATGCACGCCCGTTCGATTGGACCGTACTCGCTCATCACGCAGCAGCCGCTGGGTGGTAAGGCACAGTTCGGTGGTCAGCGCTTCGGCGAGATGGAAGTGTGGGCATTGGAGGCCTTCGGTGCTTCCAACGTGCTGCAGGAAATCCTGACCGTGAAGTCGGATGACGTGGTAGGCCGCGCCAAAGCGTACGAAGCCATTGTGAAAGGCGACGTACTGCCCAAGCCGAATATCCCCGAGTCGTTCAACGTACTCATCCATGAGCTGCGTGGTCTGGCCCTAGAAATCACGCTTGACTAA